From the genome of Candidatus Hydrogenedentota bacterium:
CAAGGCTTTTGATTTCGACCGGTTTGTCGCCGGTGTTGCCGATGGCCAGACGCACCAGAATAAAGGGGCGGTCCTTGTATATGGACATGCTGTGGCGCACGACAAGGCCGTCTTTCACCGGAAACTGGCTGGTAAAGACCGTGCCATGGCCCAAATCGTCGGAAAAGGTTTCGCGCAGACTTTCGGCCTTGCCCAACGTCTGCGCGTTCCATGTGGACCCGTCGGCGAAAGCGATGCGGAATCCCGCGTTTTCGATGACGTGGCCCGCGCCCGGCATGTCCAGGGTCCACTCCGCGTTTTCGACCGCGTAATAGATTTGCCCATTGTCCGAACCAAACCGGTAATGATCACGCAAGGCCCACAACTTCGCGTCTTCTTCGGTCATTCCGTTTGCATCGAGTTTGGGCTTTGCCTTGGCCGGAGTAGTCTTCTTGGCCGCCGGTTTTGACGCGGGGGATTTTGCGGGCGCTGCTCCTGCGCCAAAGGCCAACAAAACGGCCAGGATCATTGATCCTGCCATGCGAATACCTATTTTCACGCCTGTTTCCTCCAAGTGTTATGGCTTGGGATTCCGGCAACGGCCATCCGTTCCCGGCAAAACGCGGATTATACCTGAATGCGGCGTGACGGTTACAGCAGTGTTTCAGCCTTCAAGGTGACGGTTTGGACTTCCTTGCCGTGAGAAATGACGATTTCCGCCTCCTTGCCTTCCTCCGAAGGCAGCGCGGCGAATGCCTCGGCATGGGAAGCCCCTTCCATGTCCTTGCCGTTGACGGAGATAAGCGTGGATCCCGGTGGGATGCCTGCACGGTCGGCGGGCGAATTCAGTGCAATCCAGAGCGTCCAAAGGCCGTTGTGGAACGATGCAAGGCCCAGTCCGCAGCCGATGATGGGCCCATCGGACGGGGGGGAAGGGGAATGCGGCTCAAGACGGAGCCATCCTTGATCGAAGTGGATTGTGGCGTGGACATGTCTCAAGAAACCGGCGCCGATTCGGATGGGATGTTGGCCGGGTTCGATGGCGCATAGGGGATGGCGGATTTCCGCAGTGCCCACACGCACGCTTTTCAGACGGATTTGGACACGTCCAACGGAATCGTCAACTTCACCCGGTGCGGATCGCACCGCCAGTTTAGGTATATTTCCAAGTACGATGCCCAGTTCGGCCAAAAGTGATTCCGGGATGGCGATTGTCCCGCCGAATGTGGTGTCGAGCACGGCGGATCGCACCGTCGTTCCTTCCAGGAGCACGGGAACGGAGATTCTGTCATCCACGCGGGTTATTTTGACAATTCGCGGGTCATGATCATCCTTCAGGACCGCGGCGTCGGCCTTACGGATTCTAAAAGCGCCGCGGCCTAGATCCAGGTCAATTTCCGGGCCGAACACCCGTGGATTGACGATACCGGCCACGGTCGCTCCCAACAGGCCGCATAACGGGGCGAGATCCATGACGACGCATTCGCTGGCAACGGCCGGGCGTTCTCCGCAGCGAAAAGAATCGAGAAGAACTTTGCGTGTATTGGTGGATGCGCCGGAAGTTGTATCGAGGCCAAGGTAATCGGCGACTTCACGCGCGATCACCGTTTGTGGAATGGAAAGATCCAAGAGCATGTAATAAGGCTCTACCTTGTTCAAGGCAACGGGGACCAGCGGACGGTTGCGAATACAAAGAAGTTCCGTGTTTTTTTCGTCTGCGGCAAGGGCTTCAGCGGCAAGCAAGAAGATGAAAGCACAGAGCGCCGCGTGGCGTGGGCGCCGAAAATGCGGAAGGAGGAAGGATGAAAGGGTCATGATCGGAACGATACCGCGGGTGTCACCCTTCTTCGTTTTCCTTTGAGAGCCGCGCCAGCATGTCCCGAATATTGATCGCGCCTTTTACCGCGACATACAC
Proteins encoded in this window:
- a CDS encoding PDZ domain-containing protein → MLLDLSIPQTVIAREVADYLGLDTTSGASTNTRKVLLDSFRCGERPAVASECVVMDLAPLCGLLGATVAGIVNPRVFGPEIDLDLGRGAFRIRKADAAVLKDDHDPRIVKITRVDDRISVPVLLEGTTVRSAVLDTTFGGTIAIPESLLAELGIVLGNIPKLAVRSAPGEVDDSVGRVQIRLKSVRVGTAEIRHPLCAIEPGQHPIRIGAGFLRHVHATIHFDQGWLRLEPHSPSPPSDGPIIGCGLGLASFHNGLWTLWIALNSPADRAGIPPGSTLISVNGKDMEGASHAEAFAALPSEEGKEAEIVISHGKEVQTVTLKAETLL